In a single window of the Melioribacteraceae bacterium genome:
- the hybB gene encoding Ni/Fe-hydrogenase cytochrome b subunit: MEHMRATPLKRKYFTPTVIFLSALALNGLIFLLARFVFGIGAVTNLTNENPWGIWIGIDVAAGVALAAGGFTTAALGHIMHKDQYHAIIRPALLTAALGYTFVAVSVMIDLGRPYFIWHPLLMWNGNSVLFEVGICVMIYLTVLYIEFLPIVTERFIGRVNLPGFLKSYNSFVDKMLRLLDKGLEKTMFIFIIAGVVLSCLHQSSLGTLMVIAGPKMHPLWQTPILPLLFLLSAVAVGLPMVIMESLVTSKSFGLKPETHILRDLANMVAPLLGIYLAFKIGDIVIRQTFVYLTEITPESVMFTIELLFGAIIPLRMLLSPKVTKSETGLFIASFLIVIGVLLNRMNNFLIAYTPPYQFNSYFPSIGEISVTLGFIALEILFFRWMVMIFPIVSVPEVVAPKAKYSIKGAIK, encoded by the coding sequence ATGGAACACATGAGAGCAACTCCCCTCAAAAGAAAATACTTTACACCAACTGTTATTTTTCTTAGTGCGTTGGCGCTTAATGGATTAATTTTCTTACTAGCACGATTTGTTTTTGGAATAGGCGCTGTTACCAATTTAACTAATGAGAATCCTTGGGGAATTTGGATTGGTATTGATGTCGCCGCCGGTGTTGCCCTTGCGGCTGGTGGATTTACTACTGCCGCGCTTGGTCATATTATGCACAAAGATCAATATCACGCAATTATTCGCCCTGCGTTATTAACCGCCGCACTAGGCTATACATTTGTTGCCGTTAGTGTAATGATAGATTTAGGAAGACCCTATTTTATTTGGCATCCATTATTAATGTGGAATGGCAATTCGGTTCTCTTTGAAGTTGGCATCTGTGTAATGATTTATTTAACCGTACTCTATATTGAATTTTTACCGATTGTAACGGAACGATTTATTGGAAGAGTTAATCTTCCCGGGTTCTTGAAATCATACAATAGTTTTGTTGATAAGATGCTTAGATTGTTAGATAAAGGACTTGAAAAAACAATGTTCATTTTTATTATTGCCGGTGTGGTACTATCTTGTTTACACCAATCATCATTAGGTACATTAATGGTTATTGCCGGACCTAAAATGCACCCATTATGGCAAACTCCAATTTTACCTTTGTTATTCTTATTGTCGGCAGTTGCAGTTGGTTTACCAATGGTAATTATGGAATCACTTGTTACATCAAAATCGTTTGGGTTAAAACCTGAGACACACATTCTGAGAGATCTCGCAAATATGGTTGCTCCTTTGCTCGGAATTTATCTTGCATTTAAAATTGGTGACATTGTAATTCGCCAAACATTCGTTTATCTAACCGAAATTACTCCGGAAAGCGTAATGTTTACAATTGAATTATTATTTGGGGCAATTATCCCTCTACGAATGTTGTTATCTCCAAAAGTAACAAAATCGGAAACCGGTCTTTTTATAGCATCTTTCCTTATTGTTATTGGAGTTCTACTTAATAGAATGAATAACTTTTTAATAGCATACACACCTCCATATCAGTTTAATTCATATTTCCCATCAATTGGAGAGATTTCAGTTACACTTGGATTTATAGCACTAGAAATATTATTCTTCCGATGGATGGTAATGATTTTCCCAATTGTGAGCGTACCAGAAGTTGTAGCTCCGAAAGCCAAATATTCAATAAAAGGAGCCATAAAATGA
- a CDS encoding cytochrome c3 family protein codes for MRLKSFVIILFICGILSAQQKGLQNHASQKLNCSTCHACEIPTKENPCLKACPREVMSTIDQKPEEGPNILVIDKLKPKNDLYKPVRFTHRLHSEMAEMSGGCQMCHHYNPPGKVIGCSDCHEVNRKRNDVSKPDLKGAFHRQCMDCHRSWSGKVECVSCHGLNSDKSAKATTVTKAESASKRTHPQIIQPKVITFKTPKANPKTVNFSHDAHTGLFGLDCQQCHSNESCVKCHDQKPKQSSEARSLNAKHLSCSKCHDTNTKTNCNLCHNNKTSTDFNHKARTGFDLSSYHNKLTCLRCHTTKGKFTGLNSSCESCHGIWTSANFDHKKTGLELDDIHAELECSDCHQEKNFQKPVCSNCHEDFSYPKNLPGRILRKK; via the coding sequence ATGAGATTAAAATCATTTGTTATAATTTTATTTATTTGTGGAATTTTATCAGCTCAACAAAAAGGGCTTCAAAATCATGCTTCACAAAAATTGAATTGCAGTACTTGCCATGCATGTGAAATACCTACAAAAGAAAACCCATGCTTGAAAGCATGCCCTCGTGAAGTAATGAGTACAATTGATCAGAAACCGGAAGAGGGTCCAAACATACTTGTTATTGATAAATTGAAACCAAAAAATGATTTATATAAGCCGGTAAGATTTACACACCGTTTGCATTCGGAAATGGCCGAAATGTCGGGCGGATGCCAGATGTGTCATCATTATAATCCTCCTGGAAAAGTAATTGGATGCAGTGATTGCCATGAAGTAAACAGAAAAAGAAATGATGTTAGCAAACCAGATTTAAAAGGTGCATTTCACCGTCAGTGTATGGATTGCCATCGTTCATGGAGTGGAAAGGTTGAATGCGTAAGTTGCCATGGATTAAACTCAGATAAATCGGCAAAAGCAACTACAGTAACGAAAGCAGAGAGCGCATCGAAGCGCACTCATCCTCAAATTATTCAACCCAAAGTGATAACTTTCAAAACTCCGAAAGCCAATCCGAAAACCGTTAATTTTTCACACGATGCTCATACCGGATTATTTGGGCTCGACTGCCAGCAATGTCACTCCAATGAGAGCTGTGTGAAATGTCATGATCAGAAACCAAAGCAATCTTCCGAAGCAAGAAGTTTGAATGCAAAACATTTATCATGTTCAAAATGTCATGATACAAATACAAAAACAAATTGTAATTTATGCCATAATAATAAAACTTCAACCGATTTTAATCATAAAGCGAGAACAGGCTTTGATCTTTCATCATATCATAATAAATTAACTTGTTTAAGATGTCACACAACAAAAGGAAAATTCACCGGACTCAACAGTAGTTGCGAATCTTGCCATGGGATTTGGACAAGCGCAAACTTCGACCATAAAAAGACGGGATTGGAATTGGATGATATTCATGCCGAACTTGAATGTTCTGATTGCCATCAAGAGAAGAATTTTCAAAAACCGGTTTGTAGTAATTGTCATGAAGATTTTTCGTACCCTAAAAATTTACCGGGAAGAATTTTAAGAAAGAAATAA
- a CDS encoding HAMP domain-containing protein: MFRKIGLKLILVVSLTAIVIIGVYSYINVKAQSDVLQAEIERHGNELSEILKSSIHQQMMYNQREHLRETIKSVGTNYAIKDIRILNKVGEIIHSPHAEDIGKMVDKDAESCYACHAANEPLERLTIKERTRIFKMHTDSSRILGIINPIYNEKSCYEAECHAHPESATVLGVLDLTIPLDEVDKQIRENEKREVIFALIAITGIGFIIGFFVKRWVDYPVKELVKATDQVSAGNLNYRIKNLGSDELGRLSTSFNNMTKNLSEMREQLFQSDKLASLGQLAAGVAHEINNPLTGVLTYSSFLLKRTKDNPEMQEDLKVIVRETMRSREIVKGLLDFARQSTPKKMPIDLNEVIERSILVANNQLKINHIQLAKELDSELPKLTADANQLEQVFINLLVNAIDAIKSNGKITIKTSLLSLSPKGITHIKKAVCGKTHSLMDSNYKIGGMSSIKLKIRSNGNEGFAHLDPLYGSGRHYFGITKDKNNIQLSCPTCDTSLIDKSKNCPECGGPIYKIHVPEKGFIEGCASFKDNWQVWEHVEFGGQKKFIEIKVSDNGSGIPAENLSKIFDPFFSTKGQKGTGLGLSVIWGIIDNHNGTINVESEIDKGTTFSIRLPQA; the protein is encoded by the coding sequence ATGTTTAGAAAAATTGGCTTGAAATTAATATTAGTCGTGAGTTTAACAGCAATTGTAATAATTGGAGTTTACTCATATATAAATGTAAAAGCTCAAAGTGATGTTTTACAAGCCGAAATTGAACGACACGGAAATGAATTGAGTGAGATACTTAAATCAAGTATTCACCAGCAGATGATGTACAACCAAAGAGAACATTTAAGAGAAACAATTAAATCGGTAGGTACAAATTACGCAATAAAAGATATCCGCATTCTTAACAAAGTTGGTGAGATTATTCACTCACCTCATGCGGAAGATATTGGCAAAATGGTTGATAAAGATGCCGAGAGTTGTTACGCGTGTCATGCGGCAAATGAACCATTAGAAAGACTAACAATAAAAGAGAGGACTCGGATTTTTAAGATGCACACCGATTCTTCACGTATTCTTGGTATAATTAATCCAATCTATAATGAAAAATCATGTTATGAAGCGGAGTGTCATGCCCATCCAGAAAGCGCTACTGTTTTGGGTGTACTCGATTTAACAATTCCTTTAGATGAAGTTGACAAGCAAATTAGAGAAAATGAAAAAAGAGAAGTGATATTTGCCCTTATCGCAATTACAGGTATTGGTTTTATAATTGGCTTCTTTGTAAAAAGATGGGTTGATTATCCAGTTAAAGAATTAGTTAAGGCAACCGATCAGGTATCGGCAGGAAATTTGAATTATAGAATAAAAAACTTGGGATCCGATGAGCTAGGCAGGCTTTCCACTTCTTTTAATAACATGACCAAAAATCTGAGTGAAATGAGAGAGCAGTTATTTCAATCGGATAAGTTGGCTTCACTTGGTCAATTAGCCGCTGGAGTAGCTCATGAAATTAATAATCCTTTAACAGGCGTTTTAACATACAGCAGTTTTCTATTAAAGAGAACAAAAGACAATCCTGAAATGCAGGAAGACCTGAAAGTTATTGTTCGTGAAACTATGCGAAGTAGGGAAATTGTGAAGGGCTTACTCGACTTTGCCCGTCAATCTACTCCTAAAAAAATGCCGATTGATTTAAATGAAGTTATTGAAAGATCAATATTAGTAGCTAATAACCAACTGAAAATAAATCACATACAGCTAGCTAAGGAACTGGATTCTGAACTACCTAAACTCACAGCTGATGCTAATCAATTAGAACAAGTATTTATCAATCTTCTTGTAAATGCTATCGACGCTATTAAAAGTAATGGTAAAATTACAATTAAAACATCATTACTAAGTCTATCGCCAAAAGGAATTACTCATATTAAAAAAGCTGTTTGTGGAAAGACTCATAGCTTGATGGATTCAAATTATAAAATTGGTGGTATGTCTTCAATAAAACTAAAAATTCGCTCTAATGGTAATGAGGGATTTGCCCATCTCGATCCACTGTATGGAAGCGGACGACACTACTTTGGTATTACAAAAGATAAAAATAATATTCAGCTCTCCTGTCCAACATGCGATACAAGTCTAATTGATAAAAGCAAAAACTGCCCCGAATGCGGCGGTCCGATTTACAAAATACATGTCCCAGAAAAAGGATTTATTGAAGGATGTGCTTCATTTAAAGATAACTGGCAAGTTTGGGAACACGTTGAATTTGGCGGACAGAAAAAATTTATTGAAATAAAAGTTAGTGATAATGGCTCAGGAATACCGGCTGAAAACCTAAGCAAAATTTTTGATCCATTTTTCTCAACTAAAGGACAGAAAGGGACAGGTTTGGGTTTGTCTGTTATTTGGGGTATTATAGATAACCATAACGGAACTATAAATGTAGAAAGTGAAATTGATAAAGGAACAACTTTTTCAATTCGGCTACCGCAGGCTTAA
- a CDS encoding response regulator, which translates to MSDYKNILIIDDEDVVIDSIKKVLELEKLTSDSAHDAETGIKLASQNNYDLIICDIMLPAMDGFEFLLSLNAYKISTPVIMTTGYSTLENAIKSIYYGAINFIPKPFTIDEVISAVKRGMIYSRLKKENFTKNGAPLVTCPAPFYRLGCTSWIKNEGDGTVKVGATSVYLETVDPIHKIEFLTSGELLVQAISMANFYSNEDVVHPILSPISGRIVTINEKLIQNKLLIEKDPYFEGWIYSIIPNELDYELNQLIPCSSDRK; encoded by the coding sequence ATGAGCGATTATAAGAATATATTAATTATTGATGATGAGGATGTAGTAATAGATTCCATTAAAAAAGTGCTGGAATTAGAAAAACTAACCAGCGATTCGGCTCATGATGCTGAAACCGGAATAAAGCTTGCATCACAAAATAATTATGATCTTATTATTTGCGATATTATGCTTCCCGCAATGGATGGTTTCGAATTTCTATTGAGTCTTAATGCATACAAAATCTCAACACCTGTAATTATGACTACAGGATATTCAACTTTAGAAAACGCCATTAAATCTATTTACTATGGCGCTATTAATTTTATTCCTAAACCATTTACAATTGATGAAGTTATTAGCGCGGTAAAACGTGGTATGATTTATTCACGACTTAAAAAAGAAAATTTTACAAAAAATGGAGCCCCATTAGTAACATGCCCTGCCCCATTTTATAGATTGGGCTGTACCAGCTGGATTAAAAACGAGGGAGATGGGACAGTCAAAGTTGGTGCAACCAGCGTGTATTTGGAAACAGTTGATCCAATTCATAAAATTGAATTTTTGACGAGTGGAGAATTATTAGTCCAGGCAATTTCGATGGCCAATTTTTATTCGAATGAAGATGTTGTGCATCCAATTTTATCCCCAATCAGTGGTAGAATAGTAACCATAAATGAAAAATTAATTCAAAATAAATTACTTATCGAGAAAGACCCCTACTTCGAAGGATGGATTTACTCGATTATACCTAATGAACTGGATTACGAACTAAACCAGTTGATACCATGCAGTTCCGACAGAAAATAA
- a CDS encoding response regulator translates to MPLLILAVVIFIIADIIIRYTIKRITENKVRKEREEILNESVTIAPSRDAVSLKRVEVPNPKAKILCVDDEDVILDSFRKILVLDGYSVDTVNTGAEALGLIKTHHYDFCFTDLKMPEMGGVEVAKSVKHLRPDIDVVIITGYATVETAVDCMKLGAMDYVQKPFTEDELLEFVKTIVVKRQDRIQKQLKPRVHVTHMIESENVNIGEFIIPGGVFISEGHTWAAVSQDGDVKIGIDDFAQKLVGNIDDLDFPNLGMTVEKGQPLFRIKQGKRSIQFNSPISGYVSKVNTDLGDDVSALKYTTYDKNWICVIDANKLDSELPQLKIGKNAVSFYQDEIDRYITKIKEYVKQEDSKETFDMYWGQIENLDEKEWYIVTGDFFSK, encoded by the coding sequence ATGCCTCTTTTAATTTTAGCAGTAGTTATTTTTATTATCGCTGATATCATTATTCGATATACGATAAAAAGAATAACCGAAAATAAAGTTCGAAAAGAAAGAGAAGAAATCCTTAATGAAAGTGTAACAATTGCTCCCTCAAGAGATGCAGTTTCTCTAAAAAGAGTTGAAGTTCCAAATCCGAAAGCTAAAATATTGTGTGTTGATGATGAAGATGTGATCCTCGATAGCTTTCGTAAAATTCTGGTACTCGACGGTTATTCTGTTGATACTGTAAATACTGGCGCTGAAGCTCTTGGGTTAATAAAAACACATCACTATGATTTCTGTTTCACCGATTTAAAAATGCCTGAAATGGGTGGTGTTGAAGTAGCTAAATCTGTAAAACATCTTCGCCCCGATATTGATGTAGTAATTATAACCGGCTACGCAACCGTTGAGACTGCAGTTGACTGTATGAAACTTGGCGCAATGGACTATGTTCAAAAACCATTTACAGAAGATGAATTGCTTGAGTTTGTAAAAACTATTGTTGTTAAAAGGCAGGATAGAATTCAGAAACAATTGAAACCGAGAGTTCATGTAACTCACATGATTGAATCTGAGAATGTAAATATTGGAGAGTTTATTATTCCCGGTGGAGTATTTATTTCTGAAGGACACACATGGGCGGCAGTTTCTCAGGATGGCGATGTTAAAATTGGGATTGATGATTTCGCTCAAAAACTTGTTGGTAATATTGATGATCTTGATTTTCCAAACTTGGGTATGACAGTAGAAAAAGGTCAACCGCTATTTAGGATTAAACAGGGTAAGAGATCAATTCAATTCAATTCACCAATAAGCGGTTATGTATCAAAAGTAAATACCGATTTAGGTGATGATGTTTCGGCTTTGAAGTATACAACGTACGACAAAAATTGGATATGTGTAATTGATGCCAACAAACTAGATTCCGAATTACCCCAATTAAAAATTGGTAAGAATGCTGTTTCGTTTTATCAGGATGAAATAGACCGATACATTACTAAAATTAAGGAGTATGTAAAACAGGAAGATTCAAAAGAAACTTTTGATATGTATTGGGGACAGATAGAAAATTTAGATGAAAAAGAGTGGTATATAGTAACCGGAGATTTTTTTAGTAAATAA
- a CDS encoding prolyl oligopeptidase family serine peptidase codes for MQKYSRAKVLLIIASFCFLHTIIIAQPSLKNEMRLPWATATGDYLRDWLIIGGFPNQDGKGIDTDFLRENGGEISIEPTEEMTHTTPTGSKLVWKKYSSPYNYVNFFAALNGLDFNMKAAYAFAKISRPVDGKVVISFGHNVNNKVWINGKLVYESRNDYTASENRQIEVDMNKGDNSILLKSVHGGWTWGFVFRIIEPDKFSLAHNFKLSPSIISDNNDELIIKTDRSLNPEIQKINVNVKVVTAGGKIVIEKTARRGEQVSFNTSKWNDGAYDICFRSHDTKGEIITNYLYWYKGDAISAAKKIIASVPNNPTSSDELIHVMLSEMIYDKLGKDLDKVDSSLISRIYSPLLEYEELKLNTKVKNASVRPNGFVRLAYLDEIDNTPQFCRAYLPLEYDPNKKWPLVINLHGYNGANPVYVKWWSIDQRHTDLVDRYPVINIEPHGRGNTSYNGIGELDVLKCIEMAKELFNVDEDRIYLKGESMGGGGTWNVGTRNPELFAAIAPVYGGWDYHVSMNENQIAKLTERERFINERNSNFAQADALLTTPVFVSHGDIDLAVDVRHSRYAANMLQRWGYDIRYHELPGFGHEGMPYIDQLMPWFLKHERIAHPKVVRVRSGYLKSASAHWVKVLQRENPYSFIEVEAEILINNTIRLSTKNVLDIELSPSSTLIDPEKPVKVIWNINDIRDTKINNGKISLRAENYNPLKIFKTPKIEGPVSDLSTTPFAVIIGTISEDSLMVKMCRQKAMDFVRGWKEWQKYEPRVFNDYELNDEDMKKYSLILYGDSKANLVTKKMGNKIPLKISENIIKITGKSFLAENASVQMIYPHPLNSERYVSVIGATSGKGMYFYNGASNQFDFVIQDGIVGREKDKLYIAKGLFDYNWQINSNLLELGDPEIRKVSPVIKVLPDLKTTIDNLPTIDQRVYESYSGKYEIQPGINIKVFIDNNKLMATTPDGNTIQLLPINEVEYFIDGVDILITFFRNEKGVVENLIVHQGVNDMSIRKTE; via the coding sequence ATGCAAAAATATTCTAGAGCTAAAGTATTATTAATTATTGCCTCGTTTTGTTTTCTTCACACAATCATAATAGCACAACCCTCACTTAAAAATGAAATGCGACTTCCCTGGGCAACCGCGACAGGAGATTATTTGAGAGATTGGTTGATAATTGGCGGATTCCCAAATCAAGATGGAAAAGGAATTGATACCGATTTTCTCCGTGAGAATGGAGGAGAAATTAGTATCGAACCGACAGAGGAGATGACGCACACTACCCCTACCGGTTCCAAATTAGTTTGGAAGAAATATAGCTCACCTTACAATTATGTTAATTTCTTTGCCGCGCTGAATGGTTTAGATTTTAATATGAAAGCGGCATACGCGTTTGCAAAAATTAGTCGACCGGTTGATGGAAAAGTAGTTATTTCATTTGGTCACAATGTGAATAATAAAGTCTGGATTAACGGTAAACTAGTTTATGAAAGTAGAAATGATTATACAGCTTCCGAGAATCGTCAAATTGAAGTTGACATGAATAAAGGTGATAACTCAATACTGTTAAAATCAGTTCATGGCGGATGGACCTGGGGTTTTGTTTTCAGAATTATTGAACCGGATAAATTCTCACTCGCTCACAATTTTAAGTTATCCCCCTCAATAATTTCCGACAATAATGATGAGCTAATTATTAAAACCGATCGATCGCTCAATCCCGAAATTCAAAAAATTAATGTGAACGTTAAGGTAGTTACGGCCGGAGGAAAAATTGTAATTGAAAAAACAGCGAGAAGAGGGGAACAAGTATCCTTCAATACTTCAAAATGGAATGATGGAGCTTATGATATTTGTTTTAGAAGTCACGACACCAAAGGAGAAATAATAACTAATTATCTCTATTGGTATAAAGGAGATGCAATTTCTGCCGCAAAAAAAATAATTGCAAGTGTACCGAATAATCCAACTTCATCCGATGAATTAATACATGTAATGCTTTCAGAGATGATATACGACAAGCTGGGTAAGGATTTAGATAAAGTTGATTCATCACTCATTTCAAGAATCTATTCACCGTTACTTGAATATGAAGAGTTAAAACTAAATACAAAAGTTAAAAATGCCAGCGTGCGTCCTAATGGGTTTGTTCGCTTAGCTTATCTTGATGAGATCGATAACACTCCCCAATTCTGTCGGGCTTATCTACCATTAGAATATGATCCAAATAAAAAATGGCCCCTTGTAATAAATCTTCATGGTTACAATGGCGCTAATCCGGTTTACGTGAAATGGTGGTCAATTGATCAAAGACATACCGATTTGGTTGATAGATATCCTGTAATTAATATTGAACCGCATGGAAGAGGAAATACAAGTTATAATGGAATCGGAGAACTGGATGTATTGAAGTGTATTGAAATGGCTAAAGAATTATTTAATGTAGATGAAGATAGAATTTATTTGAAAGGTGAATCGATGGGAGGCGGCGGAACATGGAATGTTGGAACTAGAAATCCTGAATTATTCGCGGCTATCGCACCTGTGTATGGAGGCTGGGATTATCATGTTAGCATGAATGAAAATCAAATAGCAAAATTAACTGAGAGGGAACGTTTTATAAATGAAAGGAATAGTAATTTTGCTCAAGCCGATGCGTTGTTAACAACTCCGGTCTTTGTTTCTCATGGTGATATTGATTTGGCTGTTGATGTTAGACATTCGAGGTATGCAGCTAATATGCTTCAAAGATGGGGTTATGATATTCGCTATCACGAGCTGCCTGGGTTCGGGCACGAAGGAATGCCCTATATTGATCAACTAATGCCCTGGTTTTTGAAGCATGAGAGAATTGCACATCCTAAAGTAGTCCGAGTTCGATCAGGTTATCTTAAATCTGCATCTGCCCATTGGGTAAAAGTCCTTCAACGGGAAAATCCTTATTCATTTATTGAAGTGGAAGCGGAAATTTTAATTAATAATACAATTCGTTTATCAACTAAAAATGTTTTAGATATAGAACTCTCTCCATCTTCTACTTTAATTGATCCTGAGAAACCTGTAAAAGTTATATGGAATATTAATGATATAAGAGATACTAAAATCAACAATGGCAAAATATCGCTTAGGGCAGAAAACTATAATCCATTAAAAATATTTAAAACCCCTAAAATTGAGGGACCTGTGTCAGATTTATCTACCACCCCTTTTGCGGTTATTATTGGTACTATTTCAGAAGATTCTCTAATGGTAAAGATGTGCCGACAGAAAGCGATGGATTTTGTGAGGGGGTGGAAAGAATGGCAGAAATATGAACCAAGAGTTTTTAATGATTATGAATTGAATGATGAGGATATGAAAAAGTACTCTCTAATTCTCTATGGCGATTCCAAAGCTAACTTGGTAACTAAAAAAATGGGTAATAAAATACCTTTAAAGATTTCTGAAAATATAATTAAAATTACCGGTAAATCTTTTCTTGCTGAAAACGCTTCTGTTCAAATGATTTATCCCCACCCTCTAAATTCTGAAAGATACGTAAGTGTAATTGGTGCAACATCGGGCAAGGGAATGTATTTTTATAATGGTGCGAGTAATCAATTTGATTTTGTTATTCAAGATGGAATTGTTGGCAGGGAGAAGGATAAACTTTACATCGCTAAAGGATTGTTCGATTATAATTGGCAGATAAATAGTAATTTATTAGAGCTGGGAGATCCTGAAATACGAAAGGTTTCTCCTGTAATAAAAGTATTGCCCGATTTGAAGACAACTATTGATAACCTGCCCACAATTGACCAACGTGTTTATGAATCCTATTCGGGGAAATATGAAATTCAACCAGGTATAAATATTAAAGTTTTCATAGATAATAATAAACTCATGGCCACTACTCCCGATGGGAATACAATTCAGCTACTGCCTATAAACGAGGTTGAATATTTTATTGATGGGGTAGATATTCTGATTACTTTCTTTAGAAATGAGAAGGGAGTTGTTGAGAATTTAATTGTGCATCAGGGAGTTAATGATATGTCCATTCGGAAAACTGAATAG
- a CDS encoding ABC transporter ATP-binding protein, whose protein sequence is MIRTNDLKKIFRTDEVETTALGGVSIEINEGEFVSIMGPSGCGKSTLMNILGLLDNPSEGEYYFLGNEVSKYTERQRAMIRKENIGFVFQSFNLIDELTIYENVELPLLYLKTSPAERKQKVETVLERMNIMHRRNHFPQQLSGGQQQRVAVARALVANPKIILADEPTGNLDSSHGDEVMKMLTDLNENGTTVVMVTHSPSYAEYGNRVIHLFDGQVVTENFREVFRV, encoded by the coding sequence ATGATACGTACAAATGATCTTAAAAAAATTTTTAGAACAGATGAAGTTGAAACAACTGCTCTTGGCGGAGTAAGTATTGAAATTAATGAGGGGGAGTTTGTTTCAATTATGGGTCCCTCCGGTTGTGGAAAATCCACATTGATGAATATTCTGGGATTGCTTGATAATCCTTCTGAAGGAGAGTACTATTTTCTTGGGAACGAAGTATCAAAATATACCGAAAGACAACGCGCAATGATACGGAAAGAAAATATCGGTTTCGTTTTCCAAAGTTTTAATCTCATAGATGAATTAACAATTTATGAAAATGTTGAACTTCCTCTACTTTATTTAAAAACTTCTCCTGCTGAAAGGAAGCAAAAGGTTGAGACTGTTTTGGAAAGAATGAATATAATGCACCGCAGAAATCATTTCCCGCAACAATTATCTGGCGGACAGCAACAAAGAGTTGCGGTTGCGCGAGCTCTGGTGGCTAATCCTAAAATAATTCTAGCTGATGAACCTACAGGTAATCTTGATTCATCGCATGGTGATGAAGTAATGAAAATGTTAACTGATCTTAATGAGAATGGAACAACAGTAGTAATGGTTACTCATTCTCCCAGCTATGCTGAATATGGAAATCGTGTTATTCATTTGTTCGATGGTCAGGTGGTAACAGAGAATTTTAGGGAAGTTTTCCGGGTGTGA